One genomic window of Glycine soja cultivar W05 chromosome 9, ASM419377v2, whole genome shotgun sequence includes the following:
- the LOC114367903 gene encoding pentatricopeptide repeat-containing protein At2g18940, chloroplastic-like, whose product MEGTLFPNRPVLPVPSHKPTQPPLKFKPTFLPPQSPPPSPPPSFQLDSLLQHLQHLSSVPITTHTLTIVPPSLDNTKNFNKSVNSKHPTLGSDPIIDEDQFDDAKFRFLSDKGKLLLNSVVGSPLHELNDFFNSVKFELLEADFPSLLKALDLSGNWERALLLFEWGWLHFGSDQNLRLDNQVVELMVRILGRESQHSIASKLFDLIPVEKYSLDVRAYTTILHAYARSGKYKRAIDLFDKMEGIGLDPTLVTYNVMLDVYGKMGRSWGRILELLDEMRSKGLEFDEFTCSTVISACGREGMLDEARKFLAELKLNGYKPGTVMYNSMLQVFGKAGIYTEALSILKEMEDNNCPPDSITYNELAATYVRAGFLDEGMAVIDTMTSKGVMPNAITYTTVIDAYGKAGREDDALRLFSKMKDLGCAPNVYTYNSVLAMLGKKSRTEDVIKVLCEMKLNGCAPNRATWNTMLAVCSEEGKHNYVNKVLREMKNCGFEPDKDTFNTLISSYARCGSEVDSAKMYGEMVKSGFTPCVTTYNALLNALAHRGDWKAAESVIQDMQTKGFKPNETSYSLLLHCYSKAGNVRGIEKVEKEIYDGQVFPSWILLRTLVLSNHKCRHLRGMERAFDQLQKYGYKPDLVVINSMLSMFSRNKMFSKAREMLHFIHECGLQPNLFTYNCLMDLYVREDECWKAEEVLKGIQNSVPEPDVVSYNTVIKGFCRKGLMQEAIRVLSEMTTKGIQPTIVTYNTFLSGYAGMELFDEANEVIRFMIEHNCRPSELTYKILVDGYCKAGKHEEAMDFVTKIKEIDISFDDKSVKRLGSCIREKVGSTL is encoded by the coding sequence ATGGAGGGTACCCTTTTCCCCAATAGGCCAGTCTTACCTGTTCCTTCACACAAACCAACACAACCACCTTTGAAATTCAAGCCAACTTTTTTACCTCCACAATctccaccaccatcaccacctCCTTCTTTTCAGTTAGATTCCCTTCTCCAACACCTTCAGCATCTCTCTTCAGTTCCAATCACCACTCACACCCTCACAATTGTGCCTCCTTCTCTTGACAACACAAAAAATTTTAACAAGTCAGTTAATTCAAAGCACCCCACTTTAGGTTCTGACCCCATCATTGATGAGGACCAGTTTGATGATGCAAAGTTTCGATTTTTATCTGACAAGGGTAAGTTGCTGCTCAATTCAGTTGTTGGATCACCTTTGCATGAACTGAATGACTTTTTCAACTCTGTTAAGTTTGAGTTGCTTGAGGCTGATTTTCCCAGCttgttgaaggctttggacCTTTCTGGGAACTGGGAAAGGGCACTCTTGCTGTTTGAATGGGGTTGGTTGCATTTTGGGAGTGATCAGAATTTGAGGTTGGACAACCAGGTAGTTGAATTGATGGTTAGGATACTGGGGAGGGAGTCACAACATTCAATTGCATCCaagttgtttgatttaattcctGTCGAAAAATACTCCCTTGATGTCCGGGCTTACACAACCATTCTCCATGCGTATGCTCGCTCCGGGAAGTATAAACGGGCTATTGACTTGTTTGATAAGATGGAGGGGATTGGTCTTGATCCAACTTTGGTCACTTACAATGTTATGCTTGATGTTTACGGCAAGATGGGTCGATCTTGGGGTAGAATCttggagttgttggatgagatgAGAAGTAAAGGGCTTGAATTTGATGAGTTTACTTGCAGCACTGTGATTTCTGCTTGTGGGAGAGAGGGTATGCTGGATGAAGCAAGGAAGTTTTTGGCTGAATTGAAATTGAATGGCTATAAACCAGGAACCGTTATGTATAATTCTATGCTGCAGGTTTTTGGAAAGGCTGGAATTTACACCGAGGCCTTGAgcatcttgaaagaaatggaggaTAATAATTGCCCTCCTGATTCTATTACTTACAATGAGCTCGCGGCAACTTATGTAAGGGCTGGGTTTCTCGACGAAGGGATGGCTGTCATAGATACAATGACAAGCAAAGGGGTTATGCCAAATGCAATTACTTATACCACTGTAATCGATGCCTATGGTAAGGCAGGAAGGGAGGATGACGCATTAAGGTTGTTCAGCAAGATGAAGGACTTGGGTTGTGCTCCCAATGTATACACTTACAACTCTGTTCTTGCCATGCTAGGCAAGAAGTCAAGAACGGAAGATGTTATTAAGGTTCTCTGTGAGATGAAATTGAATGGATGTGCTCCTAATCGCGCTACGTGGAACACCATGCTTGCTGTATGTAGTGAGGAGGGTAAGCACAATTATGTTAACAAGGTCTTGAGGGAAATGAAAAACTGTGGATTTGAGCCTGACAAAGACACATTCAATACATTGATTAGTTCATATGCTCGGTGCGGATCTGAAGTTGATTCTGCAAAAATGTATGGGGAAATGGTTAAATCAGGCTTTACTCCATGTGTAACAACTTATAATGCTCTTCTAAATGCCCTGGCTCATCGAGGTGATTGGAAAGCAGCAGAATCTGTCATTCAGGACATGCAGACCAAGGGCTTTAAGCCCAACGAAACTTCGTACTCACTGTTGCTCCATTGTTATTCCAAGGCTGGGAATGTCAGGGGGATAGAGAAGGTTGAGAAAGAAATTTATGATGGTCAGGTCTTTCCTAGCTGGATACTTTTGAGAACCCTTGTCCTATCAAACCACAAGTGCAGACACCTTAGGGGAATGGAAAGGGCATTTGATCAACTTCAAAAGTATGGATACAAACCGGATTTGGTTGTCATTAATTCCATGCTTTCGATGTTTTCCCGAAACAAGATGTTTTCGAAGGCCCGTGAAATGCTGCATTTCATTCACGAATGTGGATTGCAGCCAAATCTTTTCACCTACAATTGCTTGATGGATCTGTATGTCCGAGAGGATGAGTGTTGGAAAGCAGAAGAAGTGCTCAAGGGAATTCAAAACTCCGTACCGGAGCCAGATGTTGTGTCTTACAATACTGTTATCAAGGGATTCTGCAGAAAAGGGCTCATGCAGGAAGCTATTAGAGTTCTCTCAGAAATGACCACTAAGGGGATTCAACCAACTATAGTTACATACAATACTTTCTTGTCAGGCTATGCAGGGATGGAGTTGTTTGATGAAGCAAATGAAGTCATTAGATTTATGATTGAGCACAATTGCAGGCCAAGTGAACTAACTTACAAGATTCTAGTTGATGGTTATTGTAAAGCAGGGAAGCATGAAGAAGCCATGGACTTTGTGACTAAGATTAAGGAGATTGATATCTCTTTTGATGATAAATCTGTGAAAAGACTAGGTTCTTGTATTAGGGAGAAAGTGGGATCTACTTTGTGA